From Mucilaginibacter rubeus, a single genomic window includes:
- a CDS encoding DUF1735 domain-containing protein, whose product MKINASLVRLSAACLLLGVAGCKQEHLNGVKSNPDVKVYLPDSEKPDGLVDVMAGSSLKVDSATSTVNFSIPVYRGGESNFETLTVDVSADNTTIAGLVTAGKLPANTVALDPADFTLAAKDTVKLDNNIMKGSITPKIKIASLSKYDGKIAALGIKIANSSKQEVNTDMNKAIIYFSAADLIDAITPKTNLIDNTKWQIYHRGDGVTFKVNADGSVLATGGNWGQQGIVQPVQVRANKKYKIDMTVAGSGATDCWFEVYVGQGVPSEASDYADGGTRIALNTWNGCGKSPFNGLLSAISCAGSGNVVSFPTSGTAYVLIRSCGSSLGTTGIKITNVDFRRVN is encoded by the coding sequence ATGAAAATTAATGCATCATTAGTAAGGCTTTCGGCAGCATGCCTGCTGCTGGGAGTTGCAGGCTGTAAACAGGAGCACCTTAATGGGGTAAAGTCAAACCCCGATGTAAAAGTATACCTGCCCGATTCTGAGAAACCTGATGGTTTGGTTGATGTTATGGCCGGAAGCTCACTTAAAGTTGATAGCGCAACCAGTACAGTTAATTTTTCTATCCCGGTTTACCGCGGTGGCGAGTCAAACTTTGAAACGCTGACAGTTGATGTAAGTGCCGATAATACGACTATAGCAGGTTTGGTTACAGCAGGTAAATTACCTGCCAACACGGTTGCGCTTGATCCGGCTGATTTTACACTGGCCGCAAAGGATACCGTAAAGCTGGATAATAATATTATGAAAGGGAGCATCACCCCTAAAATAAAAATTGCCAGCCTGAGTAAGTATGATGGCAAAATAGCTGCCCTGGGTATCAAAATTGCAAACTCATCAAAGCAGGAAGTAAATACCGATATGAATAAGGCTATCATTTACTTCAGCGCAGCCGACCTGATTGACGCCATTACCCCTAAAACCAATTTGATAGATAATACCAAATGGCAAATTTACCACCGGGGTGACGGCGTAACCTTTAAGGTAAACGCCGACGGTAGTGTACTGGCAACAGGCGGTAACTGGGGCCAGCAAGGTATAGTTCAGCCTGTTCAGGTAAGGGCCAACAAAAAATATAAAATTGATATGACCGTAGCCGGCTCAGGTGCTACCGATTGCTGGTTTGAGGTTTATGTAGGCCAGGGTGTACCTTCTGAAGCAAGTGATTATGCCGATGGCGGTACCCGTATTGCGTTGAATACTTGGAATGGTTGCGGTAAATCGCCCTTTAATGGATTATTGTCGGCAATATCATGTGCAGGTAGCGGTAACGTGGTATCATTTCCTACAAGTGGTACTGCTTATGTGCTTATCCGTTCGTGTGGTTCAAGTCTGGGAACAACAGGTATCAAAATCACTAATGTCGATTTCCGAAGGGTGAACTAA
- a CDS encoding RagB/SusD family nutrient uptake outer membrane protein — MKRNRYTITMLALGTLLYSSCKHDYLEVQTIKADITTDKLYSNYTYVQQQMWNTYSYLPDGISNLNLEGATDEAEATNSVDPVQVFNYGTWNQYTNPDNVWATNFDGIRQANLYLKNKDKVDINYIKDKITSTDSTTYYNARNNVKFMEGEALFLKAYFYFELVKRYGGVPIFEQPLDYNDPNSWKNVQRNSVDECIKYIASLCDKAAAIIPANLSPYSWYESGRVTNGAIKTLKAKALLYGASPLFTANGSTTTWAQAASAAHDVIAMGSYSLDANYSNLFGANNTSSGEAIFFRRYGAMNLIEYNNFPIVFQNSNGNSITPAENLVSDYEVLVKSGSTITGSVPFDWTNPAHAAAPYTNRDPRFAATIVYNGATFKGTAIQTYFGGNSGLPKQNATKTGYYLSKWVNQSVDLINNTTTNHAWMYFRYADVLLSYAEAMFNAYGPSADPQGYGMTALQAINRVRQRVQMPALTAAQLNQQAIEHERNVELSFENNRLWDVRRWKKGVSYFSKPVNRIDITSAGVYTVKKLEDRVFSAKMEWYPIPQSEISKTGWTQNPGW; from the coding sequence ATGAAAAGAAATCGATATACAATAACAATGCTGGCCCTGGGTACCCTGCTTTATTCATCATGTAAGCACGATTACCTGGAGGTGCAAACCATTAAGGCCGACATTACCACCGATAAGTTGTACTCAAACTATACCTATGTGCAGCAACAGATGTGGAACACATACAGTTACCTGCCCGATGGCATAAGTAATCTTAACCTTGAAGGGGCTACTGATGAAGCGGAAGCTACCAACTCGGTTGATCCTGTACAGGTATTTAACTACGGTACCTGGAACCAGTACACCAACCCCGACAATGTTTGGGCAACTAATTTCGATGGCATCCGCCAGGCAAATCTTTATCTTAAAAATAAGGACAAGGTTGATATCAACTACATCAAGGATAAAATTACATCTACAGATTCAACCACTTATTATAACGCCCGCAATAACGTTAAGTTTATGGAAGGCGAGGCCCTGTTTTTAAAGGCCTACTTTTACTTTGAGCTGGTAAAACGCTATGGTGGTGTCCCTATTTTTGAGCAGCCGCTTGATTATAATGATCCAAACTCATGGAAAAACGTACAGCGTAACTCGGTTGATGAATGTATCAAATACATTGCCTCATTGTGTGATAAGGCTGCCGCTATTATCCCGGCCAACCTTTCGCCGTATTCATGGTATGAGTCTGGCCGTGTAACCAATGGCGCTATCAAAACTTTGAAGGCAAAAGCCCTGCTTTACGGTGCAAGTCCGCTGTTTACCGCAAATGGTTCAACTACTACCTGGGCACAGGCTGCTTCGGCGGCGCACGATGTAATTGCAATGGGCAGTTATTCGCTCGATGCTAATTACTCCAACCTTTTTGGCGCCAATAATACTTCATCGGGTGAGGCTATCTTTTTCCGCAGGTATGGCGCCATGAATCTGATCGAATACAATAACTTCCCTATTGTATTTCAGAACAGTAATGGTAACAGCATTACACCGGCCGAAAACCTGGTTAGCGATTACGAAGTACTTGTGAAATCAGGAAGCACCATTACCGGTTCGGTTCCGTTTGACTGGACTAATCCGGCCCATGCTGCTGCTCCTTATACTAACCGCGACCCACGTTTTGCGGCAACTATTGTGTACAATGGTGCAACCTTTAAGGGTACTGCTATCCAAACCTATTTTGGCGGTAACAGTGGTTTGCCTAAGCAAAATGCTACCAAAACAGGTTATTACCTGTCAAAATGGGTTAACCAATCTGTCGATCTGATCAACAATACAACTACCAATCATGCCTGGATGTATTTCAGGTATGCCGATGTTTTGCTGAGCTATGCCGAGGCCATGTTTAATGCTTACGGTCCAAGTGCCGATCCGCAGGGGTATGGTATGACAGCGCTTCAGGCTATTAACAGGGTAAGGCAGCGTGTACAGATGCCTGCGCTTACTGCGGCCCAGCTAAATCAGCAGGCTATTGAGCATGAGCGTAATGTTGAGCTAAGCTTTGAAAATAACCGCTTATGGGATGTGCGCCGGTGGAAAAAAGGTGTAAGCTATTTCAGCAAGCCGGTTAACCGCATTGACATAACCAGTGCAGGTGTTTACACGGTTAAGAAACTTGAAGACAGGGTGTTTTCTGCCAAAATGGAATGGTATCCTATACCGCAGTCAGAGATTTCAAAAACAGGCTGGACACAAAATCCGGGCTGGTAG
- a CDS encoding alpha/beta fold hydrolase, whose translation MKHLYIIIILFLTATLAKAQVKHVDSWTDGKYVTVNGAKLWVVTVGEGDPIIFIAGGPGGTHLGLRSFDSLANNHHQLIYFDALGRGKSDSAKNVTEYSLARDIDDIEGLRVALKLDKITVLGHSYGGVVAQGYAIKYPAHLSHLILADTFHSFVMWQENDDNSNHEIKTNYPEVWERLMKIRNEGAVSSDRDHQAIYSEVPYGFLYAYNPGNFEPKKGVSHRYYPNPHYSQVYYQMVGKDGDFIVGSDIGNFDYRKQLKDLKMPILIVTGRFDRVATPWMAVKYKEYCPQAQFEIFEKSGHNPQVEEPEKEFAVINEFLAK comes from the coding sequence ATGAAACACTTATACATCATCATAATATTATTCTTAACTGCAACCCTTGCAAAGGCTCAGGTAAAACATGTTGACAGCTGGACCGACGGCAAGTACGTTACTGTAAATGGAGCCAAGCTATGGGTAGTTACGGTGGGAGAGGGGGATCCGATTATTTTTATAGCCGGTGGCCCGGGTGGTACCCATTTGGGGTTGCGTAGTTTTGATTCGTTGGCTAACAATCATCACCAGTTAATTTATTTCGACGCATTGGGGCGTGGAAAGTCTGATTCGGCTAAGAATGTTACAGAATATAGCCTTGCGCGTGACATTGATGACATAGAAGGCTTGCGTGTAGCTTTAAAATTGGATAAAATCACCGTATTGGGTCATTCGTATGGTGGGGTGGTAGCACAGGGCTATGCCATTAAATACCCTGCACATTTGAGCCACCTTATTTTGGCCGATACCTTTCATAGTTTTGTAATGTGGCAGGAAAACGATGATAACTCCAACCATGAAATAAAAACCAACTACCCCGAAGTTTGGGAAAGATTGATGAAGATCAGGAATGAAGGAGCTGTATCCAGCGATCGGGATCATCAGGCCATATACAGCGAAGTGCCTTACGGGTTTTTATATGCGTATAACCCCGGCAATTTTGAACCCAAGAAAGGAGTAAGCCACCGCTATTATCCCAACCCGCACTATAGCCAGGTTTACTATCAGATGGTTGGTAAAGACGGCGATTTTATTGTAGGCAGCGATATAGGCAACTTTGATTACCGCAAACAGCTTAAAGATCTGAAAATGCCGATCCTGATTGTAACCGGCCGCTTTGACCGGGTGGCAACACCATGGATGGCGGTTAAATACAAAGAGTACTGCCCGCAGGCCCAATTCGAGATTTTTGAAAAATCCGGCCATAACCCACAGGTTGAAGAGCCGGAAAAAGAATTCGCGGTTATCAACGAGTTTTTGGCTAAGTAA